Within Takifugu flavidus isolate HTHZ2018 chromosome 12, ASM371156v2, whole genome shotgun sequence, the genomic segment AACACACTcatcaaggtttcttcctgtctgtcacatCAAAAGATCTAAAGCAAATGGGTTTTATCACACGGGCCATAAAAGAAAGATTTCCACCATCACACGAGGCTTAAAAGGGTTATTGTACTTGTGTGTTTTACCCGGGTTAATCCTCTCTAACAcagtttttacacatttactCATCAGACTCATTTAAACGCCAGTGTGATTATTTGGCCTGGGTGTTGATCAAAGCCTCAAAGGAAGCTCATCTTCCTCCGACTCGTTCAGGCTGTATATGCACGCGTGAACAAGCCTTAGGTTTATATATAATTCGTCACACGAaggttttttcctctccttttatGTGACCACATGGTGATAAACAACTTGGATCCCGAGTTTCTGGATCCCCGTAAAATGTTCGTTTTTACCAAGTGAGTCACATTTCTTCAAAGTAatataatgaaaaataaaaagcaacaaaGCAAAAGCAAATGGCCCGTATATTGCTTCATATTTTTCCCGTTTCCAATTTCTCCATTTCTTCACCGAATCCAGGTCAGTTATCGTGGGAGCGGAGCGCTCAGAGCTGAAATGTTGAGTGGAAGATTTTAATTTGGAAAACCAAACCGGATGTGACTTGACGCTCACTTCTGGGAAATGACATGGATAATTGGCTGGGAGGCCGATCCCGCTTGACTTTCTCCGTCCACAGCGCTCCAGAGACAGATAATACCCGCAGTAAGAGGTTTACCTGCTCCGAAGCTCCCGTCCGTTGCGCTGGATTGTACGACTGAACTACCTGCGTCAGCCTCCAGGTAAATGTCGGGGACAAGTCATTATTCTGCTCTTATCTGCTTGTTATGGTTCCGGGGACTTTGTGTTATGTTTTATTGTGTGGAGCCCCAAGTTGTTGGTCGTTGTTAGTAGATTTTCCTTCTTAAAACATCCTCCAAGTAACAAAAAAGAAGGAATGCTGGCAGGTGTTTCTTGTTTCAAACAGATTACATATGATGATCATTGGATCATCATAAAGAGAAAGACGTTTTCTGACAACGATATATATTTAAGTTTCCTCTCAACCATACGTTGGTTTTAAAATATACATCTTTATACTGGGAATTTTACTGTgtaattcttgtttttcttttctcttttttaagtTCAAACTGCGCATTTCTAGCAACGTTATCGCCTAATGTTTATTTAGTCGGACTAAGATTGCCACACCTTACACTTCAGGTACCCATGAACAACTGCACACAATCTGGGTTATGGTAATCTAATTTAGGAGAAGATTAAGTGTCACATAAGCTGGCGGACGTGGTGCGCAAATGGAAGTCAGATCGAAAACGTGTGACCTCTTCGCGCTGCTGTAACACTGACTTCAGGGGAATCTACTCTGTTGCGTAAGATGGGAGATGATGGAGCGCGGCAGGATGATGCCTGTTGACATAATGCACCTTAACTACGGCGCTGGCTGCACAACACAACTTATTAGCAAGAAAATGTAGCTCCCCAAAGCAGAAAAGTGATTAGAAGACCCTCATTTTATTTTAGGATTTCACATCCGATTTGGCTTGAGTGCAAAAGTAGCTTCGTGTGACCGTCTGTCTAGATAAGACGGTACATTATTGCATTTGTTCCAGTGGTACCAATCAGCCTTCAGGAGGACAGCGGTGATCTCAGAGGCTCAGTTATATAACGCGCACGGAGGAAGAGGGAGTTAGCCAGAGTTGAGCTTTATCCTTGAACTACTGTCTACTGCCTGACACAGTACTTGGAACTGATAGTTTTTATTTAGTTTAGGGTTTCATCACAGCTGTGGTGGCTTATTATCTTCTCAGAAAACTATTTGCGCGTTTTATTGATATTTTCATGCGTCGTGGTCGCCCTCACTgttgaaaacacttttttttttacagaaccCCACTGTGGAAAACACGCTGCATACCAAGTAAATAAGTAAAGCagctttgctgctgtgtgtaaaAACAGGCGGATTAGTAAAAAGCGTTTTTGTCAACAATCGCCTGCTGTGCGTAATTACGCATGACGCAAGGCGCTGCGGATGACCGGAATGAAAGCAAGGATGCGGCCGTGCGTTCAGGCGCGTTCGGCTGTGTATGCTTGTTCTAGAAGATGACAGGGCTCACTGGTGGCTGGCTGATTGTCCGCTGGAGACAAATGGAGCctgagaagagaaacagatgtgAGAGTGGCCTCCTCGGAGGCTGATTGCGTCAATATTAGCGTGATGAAATCCATTTTGAAAGTCGGCAATTTGGAGGGAATATTTTTCCCGTGAAACATGGAAAGATCACCCTCTGACATTAAGAAGGATTTTGGGCGGATTGTTTTGTCTGTATAGGTTAATGTCAGCGGCATGACGTTTTTCGGCTGTGCCATGACCTCCAATGTAAACTTAGACTTCCTGTTAGGAGTCACATTCAAGTCACGCTCGAGTGAATACATTTGAAACGCTACAATGGTGACAAAAATCGCTTTTTACAACCCCAACATTTGTTTCCATGCACTGTGATCTCTTCCCCCTTAACTCAAACTCAGTCTTAAAGTTGTATTTATTTTAGTCTCCCATCCAAACAAATGCCATGATAACGTGAAGAGCGAGTGTCATAGAAGGCCagatatttaatatttgataACCATAATAGCACAAGACACACAGCTCTCCTGCTAATAAAGTTTTAGAAATGGAACTGAAGCGGTTTGTCTGGCTGCAGGTATAAAATCCGTCCGTTTGATTTAGTTTTTGCGGAGGAGGAATGGCTCCTTAGAGGAACACTTGGAAATGTCAACAGAAACGAACCCCCAACCATTTAGCAACACACTCCACCCATCTGAACTATCTCTGACTTGTTTGCTTCGacgcttttcttctttttgtcgtTCTTTCTTTCTATTGTTGTCTTACATATGTTTTAGATTTTGCGCGGGCGTGAAGGAAGCAgaccgtacacacacactcgtttCATTGCAGGTGGTTTTAACACTACATTTGATTTTATGCTCAGATATCGTCTACTGGGAAGACTGTTCTCTTTATTCTAGTAAAACCTCACCAGCTCACCGGGTTTAGGTGGATTAAGCAGAAATTGCCTTAATCCGTGTAAGGTTTCTTCATCCTGGCACCTCTTTAGTCACAGGCCAGTTTCTGTCTAATCAGGTGTGAGTTGGCGGAGCAGAGAATAACGTCTCAGTGTGCCAGATGATCTCACACCTCTCCCTTTCCTCCAAAACACTTGTAACTTAACTCCTCTGGGACACAAAAGACCATTAGCAACTTTTCCTCCTTACGTATTTATAAGGGTCAAAATGTGGATTTAGATgatttttgctttaaaatcagGTCTAGTTTACTTCCCTGACTTACTTCGGTAAAACAGTGTCATCACATTTCCATATTACTGCGATAAAGTTCCTCAGTATCACTCTTGTTTTGGTTTCCACAGAAGTTCCGGAATGTGAAGGAGTTGCAACATACTGAACCACAGCATGGTTACAGACGTCAAGATTGTGGCCAAATTCATATCAATGTGGCTGAAATTAGTccacacataaagaaaaaacagcctCTGAGCTGTCAGCCTCTTCAAGACTTTTGAATTAATACAAAAACTCGGCAGTGGTGAGATTTCTGGTTCCAGAGAGTCATGTGGATACAGGATATTCTGCTTCCTAAAAAACAAGATTAAGTTAATTATAGTCATACGATCAGGAAGTTGAGGAGAATATCCTCCTGGATGATTTTTGAGGTGAAGTGATTCTCTGACTGGTTACAAAGCGGCTTCATTTTAAAACGGGGGTATTTAGGATGGCGTTGGGTCAGAAGATCACACATCGCCCCACAAAGTCTTCAGAGATAACAGGTCCACACACGGGACAAGGACACCGAGCTGTGAAGCCAAATGCCTCAAAACCACCAATTTCTTGCAGTAATAAGCGTTTCCACAGACGAAGCTGAGGGGTCTTAAAGAATGTGTGACCAATTTTCAGCAGTGACTTATTGAGTGAGTCACTGTAGAGTCTCACATTTTCTTATAATTTGGGGTATTCGTGGCGTGTTTTCCACCATAGTTCATCTGGATCACTGAGAAGTGGCTTGTAAATCTTCCCCTGCATTcattcctcccctctccagctCCCGCCACCTCCCTCCCAATCTTCCcttgtttttccttcatctttATCTGACTTTTGTCTCTTTCTTGTTTGTCCTCACAGAGTTTCTTTTTATGGTTGTCGCATTCCTGAAGTTTCTGACAGCTTCAGAGGACCGACCCGAAGGCAGGGAGTGAGGTCACGCCAGGTCATACTCTTCATCCTTTCATCCCTTTTTCTGAGGAGCGGAACCAGAAAATCCTCAGTGTTTGGGTGGATATGGCTGTTCTGTGTATGAGAGGGAGCTGAGCCAAGGTCGAggcctccgcccccccccctccagaatCACATGTTAGTGTGAGGCACAGCCCTTGGGGGTTGCTATCGCTACAGTGACTGTCCTAAATACTCGGAAACATTTGGAGAAGCAACAGAGGCTGGATCGCTCGGTTGCGAGTGGAAAGATCCACACTCGTCTTTTGTGAGCTGTTGACATTGTTTTATATTCGGTCTCATTGCTGAAGAAACAGGCGACAGGAAGCTCCCGTACCAGTAGGAAGAGTCAAGGAAAGCAGAGTTCTCACTGACCCGTCAGAGGAAAAATGCCAGCAAAGACGCCCATATACTTAAAAACTACGACTcccaaaaaaggaaagaaactgAAGCTTCGTGACATCCTCTCAGGCGACATGATCAGCCCCCCTCTGGGAGATGTTCGTCACAGCGCGCACGTAGGTCCTGAAGGGGAAGGTGATATGTTTGGAGACGTGGGTTTCCTCCAGGGCAAGATGAACATGCTGCCGTCCAACAGCCGGACACAGAACGGGCGCTCACAAAGCGTGGAAAGACAGACGGACGACAACTTCACCACGAAACAAGACTCCCATAACTACTCCTACAATGGCTACCACTACCAGCACTCCCCCCCTGGCCTGTTGAAGACCACCATGTCCATGCCGGTATTCATCGCCCACGAACAGGCTCCACCCAAACCTCCGCGCCTCCATCTGGATGATCCTTCGCCTCCTCAGCAAAATCACTTCCACTATCACcaagctgcagagaaaagtcacAAACAGTCCAATGGTTACGGTTACACGGAGCGCCAGGGGCACCCCGGTTACACGGAGCGCCAGGGGCACCCCGGTTACACGGAGCGCCAGGGGCACCCCGGCGTGTCGCTCTTTGAGAACGGCATCGTGGGTCGTTTGGCATCGGAGCCCTGCCGTGacatctccctctcccccaccaTCCGCAAGCTGGTCCCTTCCTCCGGCTCCTTCTCAGAGGTCTCCTCTGAGGATTCCATGTACGAAGCCTGCGGACCCCTGGATGTTCACCGGGGCCTCAGCCTGGACTCTGATGCTGGTTTGAGCAATGAGGATCTGATGAGTGAACGGAGCGAGTCACCCTGCACTCCCTTCCAGCCAGACATCGTCACGGCCCCATCTGGTGTGCCGCGGTCGGAGTCAATGGCGGGGTTAAATCTTGACTTGGGCCCATCTATCCTGGAGGATGTTCTGAGTATTATGGACCGCTACAAGGCGGACGACAACCGCTGTGAGCTGTGAGAAACAGAAAAGTAACACGGGCACTTTTATACATACTTTTTAAAGTCTTTGAAGAAAAAACTGAACTCAATACTGGAGGAGAGACGAAAGGGGGTGGAGACAATGTGTcagctgttttgttgtttgtactGTAACTAAAACGTATGTGAACATTTTTGTGAAACGCTGGGACGTTGCTTCATGACATGACAACAGCCGAGGCCTTGGGCTGGTCCTCTGAGCCTTAATTAAAGCTGAACTTCAGACTGATGAATACTCAAACTGTAAGCTGTcaaagtggaggaaaaaaaattcttatctTGTTCTCAAAGTCGTTAGCAACACAGTCATCTGTTGTTTGGACAAAATACCAAACTCTTCCCACATGGGATTGTCTATTCTTCTGACTGGGATTCTGAAATTTGTGCTTGTTAATTGTTAACAGTTTGCTCACATGGTCAGATACACAGGGCCGCAACTTGACCTCCAAAAAACAggagaaagcagcagctgtgaagAAAATTCTGGACTGACTTAACCATCATGGAAACTACAACTATGCAAGAGTGAGTTTTTTCCAGCTGTGGATGCACATGGACAAAGATTCAAAACTCTCACATCCTCATTTAAATTGCATACACAAAGATTTGGTGATTCCATGGTGAATGCTGTTTTCCAACCATTTTTCCTGTCTGACATGTAGAAAATGTGATGCTAAACTGTGAAtatcttttttgttttgagAACTGCAACTCGTCTAGACTTAAAGGCTTACCACATTTTGACCTATTGTCTGCAACATATTTTTTGTCATTATTATCTGTTATTCAAATGTCATATACCTATGCTgtataatgtaaataaaacattcatAGAAAAAGTTGAGATTTCCTGGTCTAGTATTTCCACAGACAAGTAAAGAGAACAGCTGCAAAACTCAAGTAATAACTGCCCTCTAGTGTTCATATTTAAAATagaatattaaataaaatatttaaaatatataccaAAACATAAgcttaagattaagatgtacttataatatacataatatatt encodes:
- the zgc:154093 gene encoding cdc42 effector protein 3, with amino-acid sequence MPAKTPIYLKTTTPKKGKKLKLRDILSGDMISPPLGDVRHSAHVGPEGEGDMFGDVGFLQGKMNMLPSNSRTQNGRSQSVERQTDDNFTTKQDSHNYSYNGYHYQHSPPGLLKTTMSMPVFIAHEQAPPKPPRLHLDDPSPPQQNHFHYHQAAEKSHKQSNGYGYTERQGHPGYTERQGHPGYTERQGHPGVSLFENGIVGRLASEPCRDISLSPTIRKLVPSSGSFSEVSSEDSMYEACGPLDVHRGLSLDSDAGLSNEDLMSERSESPCTPFQPDIVTAPSGVPRSESMAGLNLDLGPSILEDVLSIMDRYKADDNRCEL